The proteins below come from a single Octopus sinensis linkage group LG10, ASM634580v1, whole genome shotgun sequence genomic window:
- the LOC115216440 gene encoding protein phosphatase PTC7 homolog isoform X2 has product MSSLQFQPNISTSCCMCVADGVGGWRSYGVDPSKFPLSLMSTCERMVKENRFQPHAPASIIADSYYELLEQKQPLVGSSTACIVSLHREERTVYTANLGDSGFLVIRHDEVIHRSQEQQHYFNTPFQLAVAPPPQRGQIISDSPSMAENSSFGVQEGDIILLGTDGLFDNMNEDMLLDYVSKLKDHRQDNIQKTASKIAEEAHQLAFDPDYLSPFALTAIDAGIEIRGGKPDDITVVLARVSSLTESEKEALQV; this is encoded by the exons ATGTCATCTTTGCAGTTCCAGCCTAATATTTCAACtagttgt tgcatgt GTGTAGCCGATGGAGTAGGCGGGTGGCGGAGCTATGGAGTGGATCCTTCCAAATTTCCCCTTTCACTCATGTCCACTTGTGAACGCATGGTAAAAGAGAACAGATTTCAGCCACATGCACCTGCTAGCATCATTGCAGATAGTTATTATGAATTACTGGAACAGAAGCAACCATTAGTAG GTAGCAGTACTGCATGTATAGTGTCACTCCATCGAGAAGAGCGAACAGTATACACTGCCAATTTAGGTGACAGTGGATTCCTAGTTATTCGCCATGATGAAGTCATTCACCGttcacaagaacaacaacattactTTAACACTCCATTCCAGCTAGCCGTGGCTCCACCACCACAACGAGGCCAAATTATCAGTGACAG TCCAAGCATGGCTGAAAATTCATCCTTTGGTGTACAAGAAGGAGACATCATTCTACTAGGTACCGATGGTTTATTTGACAATATGAATGAAGACATGTTACTAGATTATGTATCTAAATTAAAG GACCATCGTCAAGACAATATACAAAAGACGGCCAGTAAGATTGCTGAAGAAGCTCACCAATTGGCCTTTGATCCTGACTATCTTTCACCTTTTGCTCTTACAGCCATAGATGCTGGTATAGAAATTCGAG GTGGCAAACCTGATGACATTACAGTTGTGCTAGCACGAGTTTCAAGCCTTACAGAATCAGAAAAAGAAGCACTACAAGTATAG